The following coding sequences lie in one Bacteroides helcogenes P 36-108 genomic window:
- a CDS encoding PhoH family protein, whose translation MIEKLIVLEDIDPVIFYGVNNANMQLIKALYPKLRIVARGNVIKVLGDEEEMCAFEENITKLEKYCTEYNSLKEEVIIDIIKGNAPQAEKAGNVIVFSVTGKPIIPRSENQLKLVEAFGKNDMVFAIGPAGSGKTYTAIALAVRALKNKEIKKIILSRPAVEAGEKLGFLPGDMKDKIDPYLQPLYDALQDMIPAAKLKEYMELNVIQIAPLAFMRGRTLNDAVVILDEAQNTTTQQIKMFLTRMGMNTKMIVTGDMTQIDLPAAQTSGLVQALRILKGVKGISFIELNKKDIVRHKLVTQIVEAYEKFDKETKAEREKLKNQKNSHNEQN comes from the coding sequence ATGATAGAAAAACTGATTGTTCTGGAGGATATCGACCCGGTTATCTTTTATGGCGTGAACAATGCCAACATGCAACTTATAAAAGCCCTTTACCCCAAACTGCGCATCGTGGCCCGCGGCAACGTCATTAAAGTGTTGGGAGACGAAGAGGAGATGTGCGCATTCGAGGAAAACATCACCAAACTGGAGAAATACTGCACCGAATACAACTCACTGAAAGAGGAAGTCATCATTGATATCATCAAGGGCAACGCCCCGCAAGCGGAGAAAGCGGGCAACGTCATTGTGTTCAGCGTGACGGGAAAGCCCATCATCCCCCGCAGCGAGAACCAATTGAAACTGGTAGAAGCTTTCGGTAAGAACGACATGGTATTTGCCATCGGCCCGGCAGGTTCGGGCAAGACCTATACCGCCATCGCCTTGGCCGTACGCGCCTTGAAGAACAAGGAAATCAAGAAAATCATCCTCAGCCGCCCCGCCGTGGAAGCCGGAGAGAAGCTCGGCTTCTTGCCCGGCGACATGAAGGACAAGATAGACCCATATCTGCAACCGCTCTACGATGCCTTGCAAGACATGATACCCGCCGCCAAACTGAAGGAGTACATGGAACTGAATGTCATCCAGATTGCTCCCCTCGCCTTTATGCGCGGACGCACGCTGAACGATGCCGTAGTCATATTGGACGAAGCGCAGAACACCACCACGCAGCAAATCAAGATGTTCCTCACCCGCATGGGCATGAACACCAAGATGATTGTGACAGGCGACATGACGCAGATAGACCTGCCCGCTGCCCAGACATCGGGTTTGGTACAAGCGCTTCGCATCCTGAAAGGCGTGAAGGGCATCAGCTTCATCGAGCTGAACAAGAAAGACATCGTGCGCCACAAGCTCGTCACTCAGATTGTGGAAGCCTATGAGAAGTTCGACAAGGAAACGAAAGCGGAACGGGAGAAACTTAAAAATCAAAAGAATAGCCATAATGAACAGAATTAA
- a CDS encoding M23 family metallopeptidase, with protein MKSFILSFFLFSLSSLSAQEQKPTFNSMEVNHIRVATPGLFAESNHIEIHLDSISSKDYSFPLPGGKVISHYGRGRSNHAGVDIKTCAKDTIRAAFSGVVRMSKPYSAYGNVIVIRHHTGLETIYSHQFKNFVKSGDVVKAGQPIGLTGRTGRASTEHLHFETRINGQHFNPNIIFNLQARTLRPECIRCTKNGNRIVVKPELKK; from the coding sequence ATGAAATCATTCATCTTATCATTCTTCTTATTTTCACTTTCCTCCCTCTCGGCACAAGAGCAAAAGCCGACATTCAACTCAATGGAGGTCAACCATATCCGTGTAGCCACTCCCGGCTTGTTTGCCGAAAGCAATCATATCGAAATCCATTTAGACAGCATTTCTTCCAAAGATTATTCTTTTCCATTGCCAGGTGGAAAAGTAATTTCACACTATGGACGGGGCAGAAGCAATCATGCCGGAGTGGATATAAAAACTTGTGCCAAAGACACTATCCGCGCCGCCTTCTCCGGAGTAGTACGCATGTCAAAGCCTTACAGTGCCTATGGAAATGTGATTGTCATCCGCCATCATACAGGATTGGAGACTATTTACAGTCATCAATTCAAGAATTTCGTAAAAAGTGGCGATGTGGTGAAAGCCGGACAACCCATCGGCCTGACCGGACGTACTGGGCGTGCCAGCACAGAGCACCTCCACTTTGAGACCCGTATCAATGGACAGCATTTCAATCCGAACATAATCTTCAACCTGCAGGCACGGACACTTCGCCCCGAATGCATCCGCTGCACCAAAAACGGAAACCGTATTGTGGTAAAGCCTGAACTAAAAAAATAG
- a CDS encoding B3/B4 domain-containing protein, producing MYKISVSDEIRKYCPSFRGVAVYAEVTNTIFCEELWNEIDVFTRKLVSTTCAEDIKLQPVIAATREAYKRCGKDPSRYRPSAEALRRRLVRGLALYRINTLVDIINLVSLCTGYSIGGFDTDKIQGDNLELGIGHTDEPFEGIGRGVLNIERLPVYRDRAGGIGTPTSDHERTKLDLETCHILAIINGYNGSEGLEEAAKMIQDLLRKYAFSDGGDIKFFK from the coding sequence ATGTATAAAATTTCCGTATCAGATGAAATAAGAAAATACTGCCCCTCTTTCAGAGGTGTAGCCGTTTATGCAGAAGTTACCAACACCATCTTTTGTGAGGAACTTTGGAATGAGATTGATGTTTTCACCCGGAAGTTAGTCAGCACCACCTGCGCAGAAGACATCAAGCTTCAGCCTGTCATTGCTGCCACCCGTGAAGCCTACAAGCGTTGCGGTAAAGACCCAAGCCGTTATCGTCCTTCGGCGGAAGCATTGCGCCGTCGTCTGGTAAGAGGACTGGCTTTATACCGGATCAACACACTGGTGGATATCATCAACCTCGTTTCCCTCTGTACCGGCTATTCCATCGGTGGTTTTGATACCGACAAGATACAAGGCGATAACCTTGAACTCGGCATCGGACACACCGATGAACCTTTTGAGGGAATCGGACGCGGAGTGCTGAACATTGAAAGGCTCCCTGTCTATCGTGACCGTGCGGGAGGCATCGGTACTCCCACCAGTGACCACGAGCGCACCAAGCTGGATTTGGAAACCTGCCACATCCTTGCAATCATCAACGGTTACAACGGATCGGAAGGCTTGGAAGAAGCCGCTAAAATGATACAAGATCTTTTAAGAAAATACGCATTCTCCGATGGTGGAGACATAAAATTCTTTAAATAG
- a CDS encoding acyloxyacyl hydrolase — translation MTYLLVALFTTALSAQNTGSNNDSLQHPIIHKIGFDIRPNYVTPTASFLKGENKQQEPIQKHLSAHLKYAFQFSKNSRLGKLYPYAYQGIGISYGSFFNTSEVGNPLALYAFQGSRIKQLSPKLSLDYEWNFGVSFYWKKYNELTNQYNNIVGSKINAYINLGFFLNWQVSPQWNLTAGLDFTHFSNGNTNYPNAGINPIGGRIGIVHTFGRENTDAATTRIGNAKPIDILPHVSYDLIIYGATRKKGFIKDNRTYLVPGAFGIIGLNFNPMYNFNKFFKAGTSLDLQFDESANIKEHLADSPAHDPKFYRPPFREQFAAGLSIRGELVMPIFSINIGFGHNILYKGNDTKNFYQILALKASLTRNIFLHVGYQLSNFKSPNNLMLGLGHRFNNKR, via the coding sequence ATGACTTACCTGTTAGTAGCACTTTTTACTACCGCACTATCAGCTCAAAATACAGGAAGTAATAATGACAGTTTACAGCATCCTATTATCCACAAGATAGGCTTTGACATCCGTCCAAACTATGTTACTCCCACTGCCAGTTTCCTCAAAGGAGAGAACAAACAGCAGGAGCCTATCCAAAAACACTTGTCAGCGCACTTGAAGTATGCTTTCCAGTTCAGCAAGAACTCACGATTAGGCAAGCTGTACCCGTACGCTTACCAAGGCATTGGTATTTCTTACGGCTCCTTTTTCAACACTTCTGAGGTAGGAAATCCACTGGCGTTATATGCTTTTCAAGGATCACGTATCAAACAACTTTCACCCAAATTATCTTTAGATTATGAATGGAACTTCGGTGTCTCTTTCTATTGGAAAAAATATAACGAACTAACCAATCAGTACAACAACATCGTTGGTTCCAAGATTAATGCCTACATCAACTTAGGCTTCTTTCTGAACTGGCAGGTCAGTCCACAGTGGAATCTGACAGCAGGTCTGGACTTCACCCATTTCTCCAACGGTAACACCAATTATCCGAATGCAGGAATCAATCCCATAGGCGGACGAATAGGTATTGTACATACTTTCGGCAGAGAAAACACGGATGCCGCTACTACAAGAATCGGAAACGCAAAACCAATCGATATTCTTCCCCATGTCAGCTATGACCTGATTATCTATGGAGCCACTCGCAAGAAAGGTTTCATCAAAGACAATAGAACATATCTTGTACCCGGAGCTTTTGGTATCATAGGCCTCAATTTCAATCCGATGTATAACTTCAACAAGTTCTTCAAGGCCGGTACTTCGCTGGATCTACAATTCGACGAAAGTGCCAATATTAAAGAACATCTTGCAGATTCTCCTGCTCATGACCCCAAATTCTACCGACCTCCCTTTCGCGAACAATTCGCAGCAGGCTTGTCTATACGTGGAGAATTGGTAATGCCCATCTTCTCGATAAACATAGGATTTGGACACAATATACTTTACAAAGGCAATGACACAAAGAACTTCTATCAAATTTTAGCCCTAAAGGCTTCCCTTACCCGAAACATTTTCCTGCACGTGGGTTATCAACTGAGTAATTTCAAGAGCCCGAACAACTTGATGCTCGGATTGGGACACAGATTCAATAACAAACGGTAA
- the pgeF gene encoding peptidoglycan editing factor PgeF, with translation MIPLTADRRMLGYEVLSSYPDISCFVTTRHGGCSRGSYASFNCTPYTGDDTECVSRNQELLCEGLPQRPVELVIPYQTHGNRILVIGSEYLSASPQRRLAMLQGTDSLVTFERGYCLCISTADCIPILLYDPKHQAIAAVHAGWRGTANCILGHTLAKMRALCHTDGKDVIACIGPGISLASFEVGDEVYETFRESGFQMDYISKWKQETHKYHIDLWAANRLQLLDFGVPSTQVETAEICTFMQHEDFFSARRLGIKSGRILSGIMINT, from the coding sequence ATGATTCCACTCACAGCAGACAGAAGAATGTTGGGATATGAGGTTCTTTCCTCTTATCCCGACATTTCTTGTTTTGTAACTACCCGCCACGGGGGATGTAGCCGGGGAAGCTACGCTTCTTTCAACTGCACGCCCTACACCGGAGATGATACGGAATGCGTAAGCCGCAATCAGGAGTTACTCTGCGAGGGATTACCACAACGTCCAGTTGAACTGGTTATTCCCTATCAGACACATGGTAACCGGATATTGGTTATCGGATCGGAATATTTATCCGCCTCACCTCAGCGACGTCTTGCCATGTTGCAAGGCACAGACTCACTCGTCACCTTCGAAAGAGGTTACTGTCTTTGCATCTCTACGGCAGACTGTATCCCGATATTACTCTACGACCCGAAACATCAGGCAATAGCTGCCGTTCATGCTGGTTGGCGAGGAACAGCGAACTGCATCTTAGGCCATACTTTAGCCAAAATGCGGGCACTCTGCCATACAGACGGCAAAGATGTCATCGCTTGCATAGGTCCAGGCATCTCCCTTGCCTCGTTCGAAGTAGGCGACGAGGTATATGAGACTTTCCGTGAAAGTGGGTTTCAGATGGATTACATTTCCAAATGGAAACAGGAAACGCACAAATACCACATCGACCTGTGGGCAGCCAATCGTCTGCAACTGCTTGACTTCGGTGTTCCATCAACTCAAGTAGAAACAGCCGAAATATGTACTTTCATGCAACATGAAGATTTCTTCTCAGCACGGCGATTAGGCATCAAGTCAGGACGCATACTATCGGGGATTATGATAAATACATAA
- the obgE gene encoding GTPase ObgE, producing the protein MAESNFVDYVKIYCRSGKGGRGSTHMRREKYIPNGGPDGGDGGRGGHVILRGNRNYWTLLHLKYDRHIMAGHGESGSKNRSFGKDGEDRIIEVPCGTVVYNAETGEYLCDVTEHGQEVILLKGGRGGLGNWHFKTATRQAPRFAQPGEPMQEMTVIMELKLLADVGLVGFPNAGKSTLLSTVSSAKPKIANYPFTTLEPNLGIVSYRDGKSFVMADIPGIIEGASAGKGLGLRFLRHIERNSLLLFMVPADSDDIRKEYEILLNELRTFNPEMLDKQRVLAITKSDMLDQELMDEIEPALPEGIPHIFISAISGMGISVLKDILWEELNKESNKIESKVESIAHRAKDMSHLQAELQEEGEDEDLGYEYVNDDEDIEDLEDFEYEEDWEEDKK; encoded by the coding sequence ATGGCTGAATCGAATTTTGTTGACTACGTAAAAATATACTGCCGTTCAGGTAAGGGCGGACGAGGCTCCACGCACATGCGGCGTGAGAAATACATACCCAACGGAGGTCCCGACGGAGGTGATGGAGGACGAGGAGGTCATGTTATTCTTCGCGGTAACCGTAATTATTGGACACTGTTGCACCTAAAGTATGACCGCCACATCATGGCAGGACATGGTGAATCGGGCTCCAAGAATCGCAGTTTCGGCAAGGACGGAGAAGACAGAATCATTGAAGTCCCCTGTGGCACTGTAGTCTATAATGCCGAAACCGGTGAATACCTCTGTGACGTTACCGAGCATGGCCAAGAAGTCATTTTGCTGAAAGGAGGACGTGGCGGATTAGGTAATTGGCATTTCAAAACTGCCACCCGGCAAGCGCCCCGTTTTGCACAACCCGGTGAACCGATGCAGGAAATGACGGTGATTATGGAGTTAAAGTTATTGGCAGATGTTGGTTTGGTAGGTTTCCCGAACGCGGGAAAATCAACCTTGCTTTCTACCGTATCTTCCGCAAAGCCCAAGATTGCCAACTATCCCTTTACCACTTTGGAACCTAACTTGGGAATCGTTTCCTATCGTGATGGCAAATCATTCGTCATGGCGGACATTCCCGGAATTATCGAAGGCGCCAGTGCAGGCAAAGGATTGGGCTTGCGTTTCCTGCGCCACATCGAACGCAATTCGCTACTGCTATTCATGGTTCCTGCCGATAGTGACGACATCCGCAAGGAATATGAAATATTACTGAATGAACTACGTACCTTCAACCCTGAAATGCTTGACAAGCAACGCGTGCTTGCCATAACCAAAAGCGACATGCTCGACCAGGAACTCATGGACGAAATAGAGCCTGCATTGCCCGAAGGCATTCCGCATATTTTCATTTCCGCTATCTCAGGCATGGGCATATCCGTGCTAAAAGACATTCTTTGGGAAGAATTGAACAAGGAAAGCAACAAGATAGAAAGCAAGGTAGAAAGTATTGCCCACCGCGCCAAGGACATGAGCCACCTGCAAGCAGAGCTTCAAGAAGAGGGTGAAGATGAAGACCTCGGTTATGAATACGTCAATGATGACGAGGACATAGAAGACCTGGAGGACTTTGAATACGAAGAAGACTGGGAGGAAGACAAAAAATGA
- a CDS encoding adenylate kinase yields the protein MLNIVIFGAPGSGKGTQSEKIVEKYGINHISTGDVLRAEMKNGTELGKTAKGYIDQGQLIPDELMIEILANVFDSFQDSKGVIFDGFPRTIAQAEALKKMLAERGQEVSVMLDLDVPEEELMKRLIKRGQESGRADDNEETIKKRLVVYHSQTAPLIGWYKSEDLYAHINGLGKLEDITAEVCNAIDKVK from the coding sequence ATGTTGAATATTGTAATTTTCGGTGCTCCCGGCTCAGGCAAAGGAACACAAAGTGAGAAGATTGTAGAAAAGTACGGAATCAACCACATTTCTACCGGAGACGTACTCCGTGCTGAGATGAAGAATGGTACTGAATTGGGCAAGACTGCCAAAGGCTATATCGACCAGGGTCAATTGATTCCCGATGAACTGATGATTGAGATTCTGGCAAACGTATTCGACAGTTTCCAAGACAGCAAAGGCGTTATTTTCGACGGTTTCCCCAGAACTATCGCCCAAGCCGAAGCATTGAAGAAGATGTTGGCTGAACGCGGACAGGAAGTCAGCGTAATGCTTGACCTTGATGTACCCGAAGAAGAACTGATGAAACGCCTCATCAAACGCGGACAAGAATCCGGACGTGCAGACGACAACGAAGAGACAATCAAGAAGCGCCTTGTCGTTTACCACTCTCAGACAGCTCCGCTGATTGGATGGTACAAGAGCGAAGATCTGTATGCACATATCAACGGACTTGGAAAGCTGGAAGATATCACAGCAGAAGTTTGCAATGCAATAGATAAAGTAAAATAA
- the hpt gene encoding hypoxanthine phosphoribosyltransferase, with protein MDTIQIKDKMFTVSIKEQDILKEVTRVANEINRDLAGKNPLFLSVLNGSFMFTADLLKRITIPCEISFVKLASYQGVSSTGVIKEVIGINEDLTDRTVVIVEDIVDTGLTMQRLLETLGTRSPKEIHIASLLVKPEKLKVDLDIEYVAMNIPNDFIVGYGLDYDGFGRNYPDIYTVVE; from the coding sequence ATGGATACCATACAGATTAAAGACAAAATGTTCACAGTCTCCATCAAGGAGCAGGACATACTGAAAGAAGTAACCCGTGTAGCGAACGAAATCAATCGTGATTTGGCAGGAAAGAATCCATTGTTTCTCAGCGTCTTGAACGGTTCGTTCATGTTTACTGCCGATTTGCTGAAACGTATCACGATTCCTTGTGAAATCTCGTTCGTCAAACTGGCATCCTATCAAGGGGTATCCTCCACCGGAGTCATCAAAGAAGTAATCGGCATCAATGAAGACCTTACAGACCGTACAGTAGTCATCGTGGAAGACATTGTAGATACGGGACTTACCATGCAGCGTCTGCTGGAAACTCTGGGTACACGCAGTCCCAAGGAAATTCATATCGCTTCTTTGTTGGTGAAACCCGAAAAGTTGAAAGTTGATCTGGACATTGAATATGTCGCCATGAACATTCCCAATGACTTTATCGTTGGTTACGGATTGGATTATGACGGATTCGGGCGTAACTATCCGGACATCTATACAGTAGTGGAATAA
- a CDS encoding peptide MFS transporter, which produces MNTPKHPQGLYLIFATSTAERFSYYGMRAIFILFLTQALLFDKEHAASIYGSYTGLVYLTPLIGGYIADKYWGIRRSVFWGAMMMAVGQFLMFASASMLNAVQLSHWLMYGGLTFLILGNGCFKPTVSSLVGQLYKPGDRRLDSAYTIFYMGVNVGSFLAPLVCGYFGETGNPNDFKWGFLIAGIVTILTIILFETQKNKYLIGPDGQPLGIIPDSKKGQPQAAKAAGQTGTEKNGQKRNYLILALLSVALAFFFYRCFGNDWISIGIFTACIVFPVSILLQGSLTKIERSRIFVIYIIAFFVIFFWAAYEQAGASLTLFASEQTDRVILGWEMPASWIQSFNPFFVVILAAIMPGVWSALGKRNMEPASPTKQAIGLLLLSLGYLVICFGVKDVQPGIKVSLIWLTGLYFIHTIGEICLSPIGLSMVNKLTPIRFASLMMGIWYLSTATANKFAGTLSGLYPETGKVKTLLGCRIETMYDFFMVFVLMSATASLILFLLSKKLQKMMHGVE; this is translated from the coding sequence ATGAATACACCGAAACATCCTCAGGGTCTCTACCTCATTTTCGCCACCAGCACGGCAGAACGATTCAGCTACTACGGTATGCGCGCCATCTTCATCCTGTTCTTAACCCAGGCACTTTTGTTCGACAAAGAGCATGCAGCCTCCATCTACGGCAGCTATACCGGACTGGTCTATCTCACACCACTTATCGGTGGATATATAGCCGACAAATACTGGGGTATCCGCCGTTCCGTATTCTGGGGAGCAATGATGATGGCAGTAGGCCAATTTCTGATGTTTGCCAGTGCCTCGATGCTGAATGCCGTCCAGTTATCCCATTGGCTGATGTATGGCGGGCTGACCTTCCTTATATTGGGCAACGGATGTTTTAAACCGACGGTTTCTTCATTGGTAGGACAACTCTACAAGCCCGGAGACAGACGCTTAGACTCAGCCTATACCATTTTCTATATGGGCGTCAATGTAGGCTCTTTCCTCGCTCCGTTAGTTTGCGGCTATTTCGGAGAAACGGGCAATCCCAATGATTTTAAATGGGGATTCCTCATTGCAGGAATAGTCACCATTCTTACCATCATATTGTTTGAGACTCAGAAAAACAAATATCTCATCGGTCCCGACGGACAGCCACTCGGCATCATCCCGGATTCAAAAAAAGGACAGCCGCAAGCAGCCAAAGCTGCCGGACAAACCGGAACCGAGAAAAATGGGCAGAAACGCAATTATCTGATTTTAGCCCTGCTTTCCGTAGCATTGGCATTTTTCTTCTATCGGTGCTTTGGCAACGACTGGATCAGTATCGGCATCTTTACTGCCTGCATCGTATTCCCCGTCAGCATCCTGCTGCAAGGTTCGCTCACCAAGATTGAACGCAGCCGCATCTTTGTCATCTATATCATTGCCTTCTTCGTGATTTTCTTCTGGGCAGCTTACGAACAGGCAGGTGCTTCACTGACGCTTTTTGCTTCGGAACAGACAGACCGCGTCATCCTGGGCTGGGAAATGCCGGCATCATGGATTCAATCTTTCAACCCATTCTTCGTAGTAATATTGGCCGCCATCATGCCGGGGGTATGGAGCGCACTGGGCAAGCGCAATATGGAGCCCGCTTCTCCCACCAAGCAAGCCATCGGCCTGTTACTGCTTTCACTGGGTTATCTGGTCATCTGCTTCGGCGTTAAAGATGTACAACCGGGCATAAAAGTAAGCCTCATCTGGCTGACAGGACTCTATTTCATCCACACAATAGGAGAAATCTGCCTCTCCCCTATCGGACTGTCCATGGTAAACAAGTTGACACCGATCCGTTTTGCTTCCCTGATGATGGGCATATGGTATCTTTCTACCGCTACAGCCAATAAATTTGCCGGTACGCTGAGTGGACTTTATCCCGAAACCGGAAAAGTGAAGACATTGCTTGGCTGCCGCATTGAAACGATGTATGACTTCTTCATGGTATTCGTTCTCATGTCGGCCACGGCATCACTTATCCTCTTTCTTCTCTCAAAGAAATTGCAGAAGATGATGCATGGAGTAGAATAA
- a CDS encoding DUF6057 family protein has protein sequence MKIINFCLGILSCILCFWYVDTLIPYQLCQLEHDSLFVLDAESFFHSFCTVGGFGGWLSAWGLQSFALPHVGSLIFILPALALGVVMYILLCRKGLAEVFVPLTAVPAACLLFSQLDYYYSWQGSVSTLLALSVLAWVDMIGRMKLKIALFSLLILPVFWLLGSAVTVYVLSGTVLFFSRKTWPYATLPLLICMLFAGMVAYKGLSDSLYISVSPEFYYSRQLEMPLYHWLATVSIVLLLVVGCNLHDCTSRWRNYWRYGFLGMIWLLNGSLFYHYEPLFRNQKNQTLWQLNHYSFMEDWDGIIKMFPPSQKISNLLYMNYLNRALAEKGVLVDSAFKYRPYGAASLLVAENNTGAVRMLLSDVQYTVGCIAESQHQAFEAQTALPGQYGIQTLMRLTKTNLIQGHYRVAGKYLALIGKSLTYKKWALYYRQFLYDDKAVEADKELGDKRRSYRQQNNFSMWRGWRADLEAVLEANPQNTKAAAYLGISLLLTKDMAGFVRFLDTYYGTEALPVLPAVFQQAVLVAYPDNGERWKSFGLSSQVTTDYDRFRNLYYQTKNSFNQKDQMAQSFGDSFWFYLMFVK, from the coding sequence ATGAAAATCATAAATTTTTGTTTGGGCATTTTGTCGTGCATACTTTGTTTCTGGTATGTAGATACGCTGATACCTTATCAATTGTGCCAATTGGAGCATGACAGTTTGTTTGTGCTGGATGCGGAGTCTTTTTTTCATTCTTTCTGTACGGTTGGTGGTTTTGGCGGGTGGCTGAGTGCGTGGGGGCTTCAGTCTTTTGCACTGCCTCATGTCGGCAGTTTGATTTTTATTCTTCCGGCACTGGCTTTAGGTGTTGTCATGTACATCCTGTTGTGCAGGAAAGGGCTTGCGGAAGTGTTTGTTCCGTTAACTGCGGTTCCTGCGGCCTGCCTTCTGTTTTCGCAATTAGATTATTATTATTCGTGGCAGGGAAGTGTGAGTACGCTGTTGGCATTGTCAGTCCTTGCGTGGGTGGATATGATAGGACGAATGAAACTGAAAATTGCATTGTTCAGTCTGTTGATTTTGCCTGTGTTTTGGCTTCTGGGGTCGGCTGTGACGGTGTATGTGCTTTCGGGAACTGTCCTTTTCTTTTCGAGGAAGACTTGGCCTTATGCTACGCTTCCATTACTTATCTGCATGCTTTTTGCAGGCATGGTAGCTTATAAGGGGCTTTCAGATTCTTTATACATCTCTGTTTCTCCAGAATTTTATTATAGCCGGCAATTGGAAATGCCGTTGTATCATTGGCTTGCGACGGTTTCAATAGTGTTGCTGCTTGTGGTGGGGTGTAATTTACATGACTGTACCTCGCGGTGGAGAAACTATTGGCGCTATGGATTCTTGGGTATGATTTGGCTGTTGAACGGAAGTCTGTTCTATCACTATGAGCCACTTTTCCGTAATCAGAAAAATCAGACATTATGGCAGTTGAATCATTACTCATTTATGGAAGACTGGGATGGCATCATTAAGATGTTTCCTCCGTCACAGAAGATCAGTAACCTGCTGTATATGAATTACCTGAACCGAGCTTTGGCCGAAAAGGGAGTACTGGTGGATTCAGCTTTCAAGTATCGTCCGTATGGTGCAGCTTCACTGCTCGTTGCAGAAAATAATACAGGAGCCGTGAGAATGCTCCTGAGTGATGTGCAATACACGGTGGGTTGCATAGCTGAGTCTCAGCACCAGGCTTTTGAGGCACAAACAGCTCTTCCCGGTCAGTATGGCATACAGACATTGATGCGTCTGACTAAGACTAATCTGATACAGGGGCACTACCGGGTAGCCGGAAAATATTTGGCTCTTATCGGAAAATCATTGACTTATAAAAAGTGGGCGCTGTATTATCGTCAGTTCCTTTATGATGACAAAGCTGTGGAGGCGGATAAGGAGTTAGGTGACAAACGCCGCAGTTACCGTCAACAAAATAACTTTTCTATGTGGCGGGGATGGAGAGCTGATTTGGAAGCGGTATTGGAGGCTAATCCGCAGAATACCAAGGCTGCTGCTTATCTGGGAATTTCTTTGCTATTGACTAAGGATATGGCAGGTTTTGTTCGTTTTCTGGATACTTATTATGGTACGGAAGCATTACCGGTTCTGCCTGCTGTTTTTCAGCAAGCTGTACTTGTGGCTTATCCGGACAATGGAGAACGCTGGAAAAGTTTTGGGCTGTCATCGCAGGTCACTACCGACTATGATCGTTTTCGTAATTTATATTATCAGACAAAAAACAGTTTCAATCAAAAGGATCAGATGGCTCAATCTTTCGGCGATTCTTTTTGGTTTTACTTAATGTTCGTAAAATAA